TTGTTCTGGAGGGGGAAAATCAGGTTATGAGAGTAACAAAGTATCAGaagttctctttatttttttgtCCAGAAAAGTTGACCCTTAGAACTCACTAAAGCATGTTTAAATCCACATCCACAGGAAAAATAATAACGAAAAACAGACTGTTGTCGTTCCACACCATATGTTCCAATAAAAAATTTACAAAATGTTGATATTCCTTCACAGATGGAGCTTCCACACCAAATATTGCAGAATGACACATCTGTCACTGAATTTATACTCTTGGGACTCTCCAGCAACCCTGAAGTCCAGCTCATTCTCTTTGGTCTCTTTCTGCTCATCTACTTGGTGGCTCTCTTTGGGAATGTTCTAATCCTTCTGACCATCAGCTTGGACAGCAAACTTCACAGCCCCATGTATTTCTTTCTGGGCAATCTCTCTGTGGTCGACATTGGATATACAACTTCCACTGTCCCAAAGATGCTGATGAATTACCTGTCTCAAGACAAAACTATCTCTCTGTCTGGTTGCTTCTCCCAGATGTACTTCTTCATTTCCTTTGGTGGGATTGAATGCCTCCTGCTGAGTGTTATGGCTTTTGACCGATATGCTGCCATTTGTCATCCACTGCATTACAACATGCTTATGAGCCACAAAGTTTGCACCTCTTTAGCAGTGACTGCTTGGTTTCTGGGCTTGGCTAATTCAGGTGTGCACTCTGGCCTGAT
The Paroedura picta isolate Pp20150507F chromosome 16, Ppicta_v3.0, whole genome shotgun sequence genome window above contains:
- the LOC143825225 gene encoding olfactory receptor 1f45-like, whose product is MELPHQILQNDTSVTEFILLGLSSNPEVQLILFGLFLLIYLVALFGNVLILLTISLDSKLHSPMYFFLGNLSVVDIGYTTSTVPKMLMNYLSQDKTISLSGCFSQMYFFISFGGIECLLLSVMAFDRYAAICHPLHYNMLMSHKVCTSLAVTAWFLGLANSGVHSGLMSLLSFCQDNVIHHFFCDILPLLQLSCSSTQVNDIAIFMGGGSVIIGSFLCTLVSYVYIVISILRIRTKDGRIKAFSTCASHLIVVNIFYGTAIIAYLLPSSTQKKGQVSSVLYGIITPMLNPIIYSLRNRDIQNALRKEWVRLNRSCCFSGLK